From a single Pirellulaceae bacterium genomic region:
- the rpsB gene encoding 30S ribosomal protein S2, with protein MQSEFVKNLVEAGVHFGHRVSRWNPKMKPYIYGVKNSIHILDIRETLRGLLRAKKYLNQVAAGGSLVLFVGTKRQASQSVEEQALRCGMPFVSERWLGGALTNFRTIRSRMGRLEELETIINSEGINSFSKKMQSALNREYRKIYRNLNGLRTMNRLPECLVVVDPSKEKNAIREARRLGITTVALIDTDSDPEMVDLPIPGNDDGIRSIELLLSELANAVLAGKAQNPDMQKNQTSEPAEQLQETASA; from the coding sequence ATGCAATCAGAATTTGTCAAGAACCTGGTCGAGGCCGGTGTGCATTTTGGCCACCGTGTCAGCCGCTGGAATCCCAAGATGAAGCCGTACATCTACGGCGTCAAGAATTCGATTCACATTCTGGATATCCGCGAGACGTTGCGTGGATTATTACGAGCCAAGAAGTATCTGAATCAAGTTGCTGCCGGCGGCAGCCTAGTGCTGTTTGTCGGGACCAAACGTCAGGCGTCTCAATCGGTCGAAGAGCAGGCGTTACGTTGCGGAATGCCGTTTGTCTCCGAGCGTTGGCTAGGCGGTGCGTTGACTAATTTCCGCACGATTCGCTCGCGAATGGGGCGACTGGAAGAACTGGAAACGATCATCAATTCAGAAGGAATCAACTCTTTTTCCAAGAAGATGCAGTCGGCGCTTAATCGCGAATATCGCAAGATATATCGCAATCTGAACGGCTTGCGAACGATGAACCGCTTGCCAGAGTGCTTGGTAGTCGTCGATCCTTCTAAGGAGAAGAATGCGATTCGCGAGGCTCGTCGCTTGGGAATCACCACGGTAGCGTTGATCGATACCGATTCGGACCCCGAGATGGTGGATCTGCCTATTCCTGGCAATGACGACGGCATTCGATCGATCGAGTTGCTGCTGAGCGAGCTGGCTAATGCTGTGCTGGCTGGCAAGGCACAGAATCCCGACATGCAAAAGAACCAGACATCGGAACCAGCGGAGCAATTGCAGGAAACCGCTTCAGCTTAA